The region TACATCCAGACTCGCAGAACTTGACACCCTTACGCTTTTTGAAGCGGACTTCTGGGAAGGACTGCATTTTGCCTGCATAAGCTGCGGGGTGTGCACCTATCTTTGTCCCACCTGCTGGTGTTTTGATATCCAGGATGAGACCCACGGCAGTGCGGGAAGTCGAATTCGCAACTGGGACTCCTGCATGTTTCCTTTGTTTACGCTCCATGCCTCAGGGCACAACCCCAGGGGAGAAAAGATCCAGCGTGTACGGCAGCGCTTCATGCACAAGTTGAAGTACTATGTGGACAAGTATAAAAACGGTGTGGCCTGTGTCGGATGCGGGCGTTGCGTGCAGCACTGCCCCGTAAATATTGATATCCGCCAGGTTTTCCAACTAATGAACGAATACAAGTCATAAAATCGCTTCGCTATTTTACGTGACGCGGCTTCGCCGCTCAATAAGAGATATTGTATGTTTGAAAGAGGGATTGGCTTCGTGGAAAATCCTTATCTTCCTTATCCTGTTCGTATCGAAAAGATCACCATCGAAACAGAGGACCGGAATCTAAAGACCTTCCGCGTAGGCTTCTTAGACCCCGAAGACGAAAAGAAATTTGCGTATCATCCTGGGCAGTTTGCCGAACTCTCCGTGGCTGGCAAGGGGGAGTGCCCCATAGGCATTGCCTCGTCTCCAACAGAACCGGGATTTCTCCTTTTTACCGTGAATAAGGCCGGTGTGGTGACCACGCACCTGCATAACATGAAAGAAGGGGATATCCTGGGGGTGCGGGGGCCGTTGGGGAACTGGTATCCCCTTGATGAGATGGAAGGGAAAAACGTTGTCATTATCGGCGGAGGTTTTGCCTTTACCACTCTTCGTTCCACCCTCGTCTACATGCTGGCCCCTGAGAACCGTAAGCACTTTGGCGAAATCTCTGTTGTATACGGGGCTAGAAACGAGGGACTGCT is a window of Deltaproteobacteria bacterium DNA encoding:
- a CDS encoding FAD/NAD(P)-binding protein, coding for MENPYLPYPVRIEKITIETEDRNLKTFRVGFLDPEDEKKFAYHPGQFAELSVAGKGECPIGIASSPTEPGFLLFTVNKAGVVTTHLHNMKEGDILGVRGPLGNWYPLDEMEGKNVVIIGGGFAFTTLRSTLVYMLAPENRKHFGEISVVYGARNEGLLLYKDELAIWQGRRDVNMHITVDATDDPSWPYHTGFVPTITEQKITSAENSIAIICGPPIMIKFTQPVLEKVGFPHETIIMSLENRMKCGIGMCGRCNVGAEYVCKDGPVFTLAKLNTLPKEY